A window of the Lactuca sativa cultivar Salinas chromosome 7, Lsat_Salinas_v11, whole genome shotgun sequence genome harbors these coding sequences:
- the LOC111902841 gene encoding exopolygalacturonase — translation MAKENFIPRAVFCFFLMVLIENNHAAVVDVKTKGAKGDGKTDDGPAIMNAWKVACGGPPPSSLLIPPGTYFASPIQLKGPCKGPIEIKATGATIKAPPEVAKFKTDGWIEIEGVDKLTMTGGNYDGQGQATWKSNNCASTGVCKLPANIRLTNCKNAVVKDLTSTNSKFFHMNILGCDNSKLDHVTINAPGTSLNTDGIHIGRLNGLNITNTNIKTGDDCISFGDGSKNVHIDTVTCGPGHGISIGSLGRYPNEAPVQGIWIKNCTITGTDNGLRIKSWPAGTPGSATDMHFEDIIMQKVGTPILVDQEYCPSGKCQKGPSKTKLSNVSFRKIKGSSTTKVAVKLICSPGTCQNFEVADINLQGPGGPATSECKNIKPKVVGQVVPPACP, via the exons ATGGCTAAAGAAAACTTCATTCCAAGAGCAGTATTTTGTTTTTTTCTCATGGTATTGATCGAAAATAACCATGCTGCAGTCGTCGATGTAAAAACAAAGGGCGCCAAGGGTGATGGTAAAACCGATGATGGCCCG GCTATAATGAATGCTTGGAAAGTTGCCTGCGGAGGACCACCACCAAGCTCGCTTCTGATTCCACCGGGGACTTATTTCGCATCTCCTATTCAACTGAAAGGTCCATGCAAGGGCCCGATTGAGATCAAGGCCACCGGAGCAACCATCAAAGCCCCACCGGAGGTTGCAAAGTTCAAAACTGATGGTTGGATCGAGATAGAGGGTGTCGATAAGTTGACTATGACTGGTGGTAATTACGATGGTCAAGGCCAGGCAACTTGGAAGAGTAACAACTGCGCCTCTACCGGAGTATGCAAATTACCAGCT AATATCAGATTGACTAACTGCAAGAACGCAGTGGTGAAAGACTTAACATCCACCAATAGCAAATTCTTCCACATGAATATATTGGGTTGTGACAATAGCAAACTTGACCACGTTACCATTAATGCACCTGGAACAAGTCTCAACACGGATGGAATTCACATCGGGAGATTAAATGGGCTCAACATCACAAACACAAACATAAAAACAGGTGATGATTGCATTTCGTTTGGAGATGGAAGCAAGAACGTCCATATCGACACAGTGACATGCGGACCAGGACATGGCATTAGTATTGGAAGCCTCGGTAGATACCCAAATGAAGCACCTGTACAAGGAATCTGGATCAAAAACTGCACCATCACCGGCACTGACAATGGACTCAGGATCAAATCCTGGCCAGCTGGCACACCAGGTAGCGCCACTGACATGCATTTTGAAGATATCATCATGCAGAAAGTGGGAACCCCGATATTGGTTGATCAAGAATACTGCCCTTCTGGGAAATGCCAG AAAGGACCTTCAAAGACGAAGTTGTCAAATGTGAGCTTTAGGAAGATCAAGGGATCATCAACAACTAAGGTAGCAGTGAAGCTTATTTGCAGCCCCGGGACATGCCAGAATTTTGAGGTTGCTGATATCAATTTACAAGGACCTGGAGGACCTGCCACCTCTGAGTGTAAAAACATCAAACCTAAAGTTGTGGGTCAAGTTGTCCCTCCGGCTTGTCCTTAA